The proteins below come from a single Balaenoptera musculus isolate JJ_BM4_2016_0621 chromosome 1, mBalMus1.pri.v3, whole genome shotgun sequence genomic window:
- the LOC118905199 gene encoding LOW QUALITY PROTEIN: protein lin-9 homolog (The sequence of the model RefSeq protein was modified relative to this genomic sequence to represent the inferred CDS: inserted 1 base in 1 codon) yields MHHGGQPLKKRRGSFKMAELDQLPDESSSAKALVSLKNGSLSNTWNEKYSSLQKTPVWKGRNTGSAVEMPFRNSKRRRLFSDEDDXINTRSPKRNQRVAMVPQKFTATMSTPDKKASQKIGFRLRNLLKLPKAHKWCIYEWFYSNIDKPLFEGDNDFCVCLKESFPNLKTRKLTRVEWGKIRRLMGKPRRCSSAFFEEERSALKQKRQKIRLLQQRKVADVSQFKDLPDEIPLPLVIGTKVTARLRGVHDGLFTGQIDAVDTLNATYRVTFDRAGLGTHTIPDYEVLSNEPHETMPIAAFGQKQRPSRFFMTPPRLHYTPPLHFLVSGFLRKTLPKMLIL; encoded by the exons ATGCACCACGGCGGGCAGCCTTTGAAAAAGCGGCGCGGCTCGTTCAAGATGGCGGAGCTCGATCAGTTGCCTGACGAGAGCTCTTCAGCGAAAGCCCTTGTCAGTTTAAAAAAcggaagcttatctaacacatggAATGAAAAGTACAGCTCTTTACAAAAAACACCTGTTTGGAAAGGCAGGAATACAGGCTCTGCTGTGGAAATGCCTTTCAGAAATTCAAAACGACGTCGGCTCTTTTCTGATGAAGACG AAATAAATACAAGGTCACCTAAAAGAAATCAGAGGGTGGCAATGGTTCCACAGAAATTTACAGCAACAATGTCAACACCAGATAAGAAGGCCTCACAGAAGATTGGTTTTCGATTACGTAACTTACTCAAGCTTCCCAAAGCACATAAGTGGTGCATATATGAGTGGTTCTACTCAAATATAGATAAACCACTTTTTGAAGGCGACAATGACTTCTGTGTGTGTCTAAAGGAATCTTTTCCTAATTTGAAAACAAGAAAGTTAACAAGAGTAGAATGGGGAAAAATCAGGCGGCTTATGGGGAAACCACGGAGATGTTCTTCTGCATTTTTTGAGGAAGAGAGATCAGCATTAAAACAGAAACGGCAGAAAATAAGGCTCTTACAACAAAGGAAAGTTGCGGATGTTTCACAGTTCAAAGATCTCCCAGACGAAATTCCTTTGCCCCTGGTTATTGGAACCAAAGTTACAGCACGATTACGTGGTGTTCATGATGGTCTGTTCACTGGACAGATAGATGCTGTGGATACTCTTAATGCTACTTATAGAGTAACTTTTGATAGGGCAGGGCTTGGAACTCATACTATCCCTGACTATGAAGTTCTTAGTAATGAGCCTCATGAGACGATGCCTATTGCTGCCTTTGGACAAAAACAGCGACCTTCTCGATTTTTTATGACTCCACCACGGTTACATTATACTCCTCCTCTCCATTTTTTGGTTTctggttttttaaggaaaaccCTGCCTAAGATGTTAATCTTGTAA